The following coding sequences are from one Dehalococcoidia bacterium window:
- a CDS encoding cytochrome C oxidase subunit IV family protein gives MEHPVVTQTRFPRLVRRVEPHHAPGQLEYVRIAVILAVLTALEVIVYYPGWPKVPKLVLFVALAATKFAIVAAFFMHLKFDGKLLAIVFSTGLALAGVAFMVAIVTIHAMN, from the coding sequence ATGGAGCACCCCGTAGTCACGCAGACCCGTTTTCCCCGCCTTGTGCGCCGTGTGGAGCCGCACCACGCGCCCGGGCAGCTGGAGTACGTGCGCATCGCCGTGATCCTCGCGGTGCTCACGGCGCTGGAGGTGATCGTCTATTACCCCGGCTGGCCAAAGGTGCCGAAGCTGGTGCTGTTCGTCGCGCTCGCGGCGACCAAGTTCGCGATCGTGGCGGCATTCTTCATGCACCTGAAGTTCGACGGCAAGTTGCTGGCGATCGTCTTCAGCACCGGCCTGGCGCTCGCGGGGGTGGCGTTCATG